The following proteins are encoded in a genomic region of Leptospira langatensis:
- a CDS encoding DUF2126 domain-containing protein, with protein sequence MSLLVSLTHETSYEYDRPVNLSPHVIRLRPAPHSRTRIVSYSLNVEPAEQFLNWQQDPFGNYQARLVFPKKTEKLKILVDLVAEIQVINPFDFFLEPDAEETPFIYSDALRKELLPYLSATDGSHALANYISSLRKDGILKSKRTVDFLVGLNQRVYQDVSYVIRMEPGVQTCTETLERRSGSCRDSAFLLVQILRHIGLASRFVSGYLIQLKPDEVAIHGPAGPKEDFTDLHAWAEVFLPGAGWVGLDPTSGLFAGEGHIPLAAVPEPISASPVFGYSDPADTKFGFRMEVRRFQESPRVTKPYSDETWDRILKIGKHLDERCKKNDIRISIGGEPTFISDKDRQDPQWNTAALGKEKLEFGETLLEKLRERFSKGSLVQVTQGKWYPGEPLPRWSLNTFWRKDGDPLWKDPSLLSDSQGKKTIPDLDIEMSQAQAFGEKLCSILGISPRHLVPLYEDGFYYLWKEGQFPEWKDPKEGDPEKDDFSFEALERRKTLSLIDRDFKLKKAFAIPLQFNYISSEWESSEWKYRREKLFLIPGDSPAGFRLPFSSISDHFRSSAVFTDTSKKRSFPNRKEIDSRLEKRSKKEPKSFPAGKDLPIRTTLVLEPRFGVLRIFLPPVEGAEPWLDLIASLEEAARSCGIAIVLEGYEPPSDARLGLFRITPDPGVLEVNLHPSSNFDELEEKTRILYEEARELGLSAEKFMIDGRHTGTGGGNHITVGAMSPEDSPFLRRPDLLRSLVSYWQHHPSLSYLFSGLFIGPTSQAPRLDEGRDESLYEFELASSQLEGIKQPDPWLVDRLFRDLLTDLTGNTHRAEISIDKLYPPSGPRLGLVELRGFEMPPHYRMSVVQQLLVLSLLSRFWEKPYTHPPIFWGTELHDRFLLPHFVWNDFKNVLQDLKEHGFDFKEEEFLPFFEFRFPVYGKTQREEVFLELRMALEPWNVLGEETSSFGTSRAVDSALERLQVKVEGWSDRYVLSCNGYEVPLRSTGKRGEAVSGIRFKAWNPVFTLHPNLPIHSHLVFDIWDTWSSRPLGGCRYYVSHPGGRSYDTYPVNSFEAESRRISRFLADGHSVQSGSAPKKVSHSGGYTLDLRWASTRKEK encoded by the coding sequence ATGTCTCTTTTAGTTTCATTAACTCACGAAACATCCTACGAATACGATAGGCCTGTAAATTTATCTCCTCATGTGATCCGCTTGAGGCCGGCGCCTCACTCTAGGACGAGGATCGTATCTTATTCCCTGAATGTGGAGCCTGCAGAGCAATTCCTGAATTGGCAACAGGACCCTTTTGGGAATTACCAAGCAAGGCTTGTCTTCCCTAAAAAGACCGAGAAGCTAAAGATCCTAGTCGATCTCGTGGCGGAGATCCAAGTCATTAATCCTTTCGATTTTTTCTTGGAGCCGGACGCGGAAGAAACCCCTTTCATTTATTCGGATGCTTTACGAAAGGAACTTCTTCCGTATTTAAGTGCGACGGATGGAAGCCACGCTCTTGCGAATTATATTTCTTCTCTTAGAAAAGACGGCATATTGAAATCAAAGAGAACGGTGGATTTCCTAGTAGGGCTCAACCAAAGAGTGTACCAAGATGTTTCTTATGTGATCCGAATGGAGCCTGGTGTCCAGACTTGCACGGAAACCTTGGAGAGAAGATCCGGTTCCTGTAGGGATTCCGCCTTCTTGCTTGTGCAGATCCTTCGTCATATAGGTCTCGCCTCTAGATTCGTATCCGGTTACCTCATCCAACTGAAGCCGGATGAGGTTGCGATCCACGGACCGGCAGGACCAAAAGAGGATTTTACAGACCTGCATGCTTGGGCCGAAGTCTTTTTGCCGGGTGCCGGTTGGGTGGGTCTTGATCCTACCTCCGGTTTATTTGCAGGAGAAGGTCATATTCCATTGGCAGCGGTGCCGGAGCCGATCAGTGCCTCGCCTGTGTTCGGTTATTCGGATCCAGCGGATACAAAGTTCGGGTTTCGAATGGAAGTAAGACGCTTTCAGGAGAGTCCGCGGGTAACTAAACCTTATTCGGATGAAACCTGGGACCGGATCTTGAAGATAGGAAAGCATCTGGATGAAAGATGCAAAAAGAATGATATTCGTATCTCAATCGGAGGTGAGCCCACATTCATCTCGGACAAGGACAGGCAGGATCCTCAGTGGAATACTGCTGCATTAGGAAAAGAAAAATTAGAATTCGGTGAAACTCTCCTGGAGAAACTGAGAGAGCGTTTTTCTAAGGGATCTCTTGTGCAGGTTACGCAAGGAAAATGGTATCCGGGAGAACCCCTTCCTCGATGGTCTTTGAATACATTCTGGAGAAAAGACGGGGATCCTCTTTGGAAGGATCCTTCTTTGCTCTCCGATTCTCAAGGCAAGAAGACGATCCCGGACTTGGATATCGAGATGAGCCAAGCACAGGCTTTCGGGGAAAAGCTTTGCTCTATTCTCGGAATTTCCCCTCGGCATTTGGTCCCTCTCTATGAGGACGGATTCTATTATCTTTGGAAAGAAGGCCAGTTCCCGGAATGGAAAGATCCTAAAGAAGGAGATCCTGAGAAAGACGATTTTTCCTTCGAGGCCTTGGAGAGAAGAAAAACACTCTCTCTGATAGACAGGGATTTCAAATTAAAGAAGGCTTTCGCAATTCCATTACAATTTAATTATATATCTTCCGAATGGGAAAGCTCAGAATGGAAGTATAGAAGGGAAAAGCTCTTTTTGATCCCGGGAGATAGTCCTGCCGGATTCAGACTGCCTTTCTCTTCCATTTCGGATCATTTCCGAAGCAGTGCCGTATTCACCGATACATCTAAAAAGAGATCCTTCCCGAATAGAAAGGAAATAGATTCTCGTTTAGAAAAAAGAAGTAAGAAGGAGCCAAAATCCTTTCCTGCAGGCAAGGACCTCCCTATAAGAACTACATTGGTCTTGGAGCCTCGTTTTGGGGTCTTAAGAATCTTCCTTCCTCCTGTAGAGGGAGCGGAGCCTTGGTTGGATCTGATCGCTTCCTTGGAAGAAGCAGCGAGATCTTGCGGGATTGCAATCGTTCTGGAAGGATACGAACCTCCTTCGGATGCAAGACTTGGCCTATTTCGCATAACGCCTGATCCGGGTGTTTTAGAAGTGAATTTACATCCTTCTTCTAATTTTGACGAGTTGGAAGAGAAGACCCGTATCCTGTACGAAGAGGCAAGAGAGCTAGGTCTAAGCGCAGAGAAGTTCATGATAGACGGAAGGCATACCGGAACCGGAGGAGGGAACCATATTACGGTAGGTGCCATGTCTCCGGAAGATAGTCCCTTCTTAAGAAGACCGGATCTGCTCAGGAGTCTTGTAAGCTATTGGCAGCATCATCCTTCTCTTTCGTATTTGTTTTCCGGTTTGTTCATAGGACCTACTTCTCAGGCACCTCGTTTAGATGAGGGAAGGGACGAAAGCCTGTATGAATTCGAACTAGCTTCTTCTCAATTGGAAGGGATCAAGCAGCCGGATCCTTGGCTCGTAGATCGGTTATTTCGGGATTTATTAACTGATCTTACCGGAAATACCCATAGGGCCGAGATCTCCATCGATAAATTGTATCCTCCTTCGGGTCCTCGCCTCGGGCTAGTAGAGTTAAGAGGTTTTGAAATGCCTCCTCATTATAGGATGAGCGTGGTCCAACAACTTCTCGTTCTCTCCTTGCTCTCCCGTTTCTGGGAAAAACCTTATACTCATCCTCCTATTTTTTGGGGAACAGAGTTGCATGATCGTTTTTTATTGCCTCATTTTGTATGGAACGATTTCAAGAATGTACTGCAAGATCTGAAAGAGCACGGCTTCGATTTTAAAGAAGAGGAGTTCCTTCCTTTCTTCGAATTCCGCTTTCCTGTCTATGGAAAGACCCAACGAGAAGAAGTCTTCTTGGAATTGAGAATGGCGCTCGAGCCTTGGAACGTTTTAGGAGAAGAAACTTCTTCTTTTGGCACTTCGAGAGCGGTGGACTCTGCATTAGAAAGATTGCAAGTAAAGGTGGAAGGCTGGAGCGATCGCTACGTTCTCAGTTGCAACGGTTACGAGGTTCCTCTTCGGTCTACCGGCAAAAGAGGAGAAGCGGTTTCCGGGATCCGGTTCAAGGCTTGGAATCCTGTATTCACCTTACATCCGAATCTTCCCATTCATTCCCATCTCGTATTCGATATTTGGGATACTTGGTCTTCTCGTCCTTTGGGAGGATGTCGCTATTATGTTTCTCATCCAGGGGGAAGGTCCTACGATACCTATCCCGTGAATTCTTTCGAGGCCGAGAGCCGTAGGATCTCCAGATTCCTGGCTGACGGCCATTCGGTGCAAAGCGGTTCCGCCCCCAAGAAGGTGAGCCATTCCGGCGGTTATACCTTGGATCTTCGCTGGGCAAGCACCCGGAAAGAGAAGTAG
- a CDS encoding imelysin family protein, translating to MFSWRLDRFTIPLGVFSSLLLVFFFFVSCAPKNSASAESGINGYLYRMFNSFDPKSMLNNLGNNVMPPLYADLGTQADDLLAKTNTFVGGCSAGALSGLQTSWLANMSAIQKIEQFRFGVMLSPYTHVDPFAVEYLSETPPINDDLNDMDLFSGSSLGAAQVYINGLDRDARGLTAIEYVLFSKASPSWGTAPDCSDFTTSRTYLLQALVVDYNNNAHIMSDAWIVSGTNYGAQISNAGSGSTAFSSSGAALDAFVTGTIQLLTIMKDGKLEIPADLSSGGNGSSPDPSRPESRFSANSFQNLEDNLSTFKIVYNGNGTGAGLSDYVKFYSPDLNTEILATITHLESVLALAKTDGTWGSSNLPNIKAAIKDIGHLLTILNTELAALTGSSPVSGGPGGDGD from the coding sequence TTGTTTTCCTGGCGTTTGGATCGATTCACGATCCCGCTCGGAGTTTTTTCTAGTCTGCTTCTGGTCTTCTTTTTCTTCGTGTCTTGCGCTCCGAAAAACTCGGCGAGCGCAGAGTCCGGTATCAACGGATATCTCTATCGAATGTTCAACTCTTTCGATCCCAAGTCCATGTTGAACAATCTTGGGAACAATGTCATGCCCCCTTTGTATGCGGATTTGGGGACTCAGGCGGACGATCTATTAGCAAAAACGAATACGTTTGTAGGCGGTTGTTCGGCAGGGGCCTTGAGCGGTTTACAAACCTCTTGGTTAGCGAATATGAGCGCCATCCAAAAAATAGAACAGTTTCGCTTTGGAGTGATGCTTTCTCCTTATACGCATGTGGATCCTTTTGCAGTCGAATATTTGAGCGAGACCCCTCCGATCAACGATGACCTGAACGATATGGACCTTTTTAGCGGTTCCAGTTTGGGAGCAGCACAGGTTTATATCAACGGCCTGGACCGGGATGCAAGAGGCTTGACTGCAATCGAATATGTTTTATTCAGCAAGGCTTCTCCGAGTTGGGGAACTGCTCCGGATTGTTCCGATTTTACTACCAGCCGTACGTATCTACTCCAGGCTCTCGTTGTAGATTATAATAATAACGCACATATCATGTCCGATGCTTGGATCGTAAGCGGCACGAATTATGGGGCTCAGATCTCAAATGCCGGCAGCGGGTCGACCGCATTCTCCAGTTCGGGAGCTGCGTTAGACGCATTCGTAACAGGCACGATCCAACTCTTAACCATTATGAAGGATGGAAAGTTGGAGATCCCGGCGGATCTTTCTAGCGGGGGGAATGGCTCTTCTCCTGATCCGAGCCGTCCTGAGTCCAGATTCTCTGCGAACTCTTTCCAGAACCTGGAAGATAATCTAAGCACTTTTAAAATCGTATACAATGGGAATGGAACCGGGGCAGGCCTTTCGGATTACGTGAAATTCTATAGCCCCGATCTGAATACTGAGATCCTTGCTACGATCACTCATTTAGAAAGCGTGCTCGCTCTTGCGAAAACGGACGGTACTTGGGGTAGTTCCAATCTTCCTAATATTAAGGCCGCGATCAAAGATATAGGGCATCTATTAACTATTTTGAATACTGAATTGGCTGCGCTCACCGGTTCTTCGCCCGTGTCCGGCGGACCTGGAGGGGACGGAGACTGA
- a CDS encoding TonB-dependent receptor family protein, translated as MFLRKSFRLTLFVFIFIPFSFLLSQPNDTTNGTSEEDPSKKGTSSSEESVNERRRRFLESGQINVIGAKDDDMKKIPGSASVIGKKILKETNPIDSMEALRRVPGATIRYQDAVGLTPNIAFRGVSNEESRKTLILEDGVFTSLSPYGQPESYFIPHIDRMERVEVVKGSGSILFGPTTLGGIVNYVTRKPPEKPTFNAKIIGGMNGYASGLLQYGGTSQATNTAYDISYLRTQGNGFRDYQGFKTNDFNMKLMQKIGEKDTVFLKFQSYNQDSQATYLGLTQGLYWKNPKINPAKYDHKNIDRQAAVIGHDHTFNENWKMITRAYWTNVGFKFRQESFSYNSQTNFGFASRPPDNAFGVYAPGLFGNQAGDVIYMLDSTPNRNFFFKTGGLETKVEGKFVTFGIEHEIAFGARVHSENVNAANNIFPYPNMTQGITTQQQNRNSRALATYVQDTIKVTEKFKVIPGVRYEDIHQNVYTHRRLATSADVAAGTASSVGQTLVVSEANDSVTRVVLPGLGLTYDITDRFMWFSGAHTAFSPPTFSTLQNPAVGIGYKLSAERSNNYETGFRGNITRYFYTQVSTYALFFSNQIVNTNEAGSLTGAVPINAGKSVNRGVESNFVFDFGKFYQSRWEIPLEITYSYTKAVSTTYQPVGTVQNADGTVSVTNQPQFAINSSGNLIKVNTNGNYLPYVPMHTFIGGIGFKSPQGFYARMEYQYFDKQYSDLQNTKNQSTDGSQGVVPAYGIWNADFGYEAPGGRWSFFVNGKNLQDRVYISGRLPVGIQQGPYRQINIGFTLKLD; from the coding sequence ATGTTTCTCAGAAAAAGTTTCCGACTCACTTTATTCGTTTTTATTTTCATTCCATTCAGCTTCCTCCTCTCCCAACCGAACGATACTACTAACGGTACGTCGGAGGAGGACCCTTCCAAGAAGGGGACCTCTTCTTCCGAGGAATCCGTAAACGAAAGGAGAAGAAGATTCCTCGAAAGCGGTCAGATCAATGTGATCGGTGCCAAAGACGATGATATGAAGAAGATCCCCGGATCTGCGAGCGTCATCGGGAAGAAGATCCTAAAAGAGACTAATCCGATCGATTCCATGGAGGCCTTGCGTCGGGTTCCCGGCGCCACGATCCGTTATCAGGATGCCGTCGGTCTCACTCCGAATATCGCATTTCGAGGTGTAAGTAATGAAGAGTCCCGTAAGACACTGATCTTGGAAGACGGTGTATTTACTTCTCTCAGTCCATACGGGCAACCGGAGAGTTACTTCATTCCTCATATCGATAGAATGGAACGAGTCGAAGTGGTAAAGGGCTCCGGTTCTATTCTCTTCGGGCCGACCACTCTAGGCGGTATTGTAAACTATGTGACCCGCAAGCCTCCTGAAAAGCCTACCTTTAATGCGAAGATCATCGGAGGTATGAACGGATATGCTTCCGGCTTATTGCAATACGGTGGAACTTCTCAGGCAACGAATACCGCATACGATATTTCTTATCTTAGGACACAAGGGAACGGATTCAGGGATTACCAAGGCTTCAAGACCAACGATTTCAATATGAAGCTTATGCAGAAGATAGGGGAGAAGGATACGGTCTTCTTAAAATTCCAATCCTATAACCAAGATTCCCAAGCTACCTATCTAGGTTTGACCCAAGGATTGTATTGGAAGAATCCAAAGATCAATCCTGCCAAATATGATCATAAGAATATAGACAGACAAGCGGCAGTCATTGGCCACGATCATACCTTCAACGAAAATTGGAAAATGATCACAAGAGCCTATTGGACAAATGTAGGATTCAAGTTCAGACAGGAATCCTTCTCTTACAATAGCCAAACCAATTTCGGATTTGCTTCTCGTCCTCCGGACAATGCGTTTGGGGTTTATGCTCCAGGTCTTTTCGGGAACCAAGCTGGCGATGTGATCTACATGTTGGATTCCACTCCGAACCGGAACTTCTTCTTTAAGACGGGCGGTTTGGAAACCAAGGTAGAGGGAAAGTTCGTTACTTTTGGGATCGAGCATGAGATCGCTTTCGGAGCGAGAGTGCATTCCGAGAATGTAAATGCCGCGAATAATATATTCCCTTATCCTAATATGACCCAAGGGATCACGACCCAACAGCAGAACAGGAATTCTCGCGCACTCGCTACCTATGTCCAAGATACGATCAAAGTAACGGAAAAGTTTAAGGTTATTCCGGGAGTCCGTTACGAGGACATTCATCAAAACGTATACACTCACAGAAGGCTTGCTACTTCTGCGGATGTGGCGGCAGGGACCGCTTCCAGTGTGGGACAAACACTTGTCGTGAGCGAGGCAAACGATTCCGTAACAAGGGTTGTTCTTCCCGGACTCGGTCTCACTTATGATATTACTGATAGGTTTATGTGGTTTTCCGGAGCACATACCGCATTCTCTCCTCCTACCTTCTCTACATTGCAAAACCCCGCAGTAGGGATCGGATATAAGTTGAGCGCGGAGAGATCCAATAACTACGAAACAGGCTTTAGGGGAAATATCACCCGTTACTTCTATACCCAAGTCAGTACATACGCATTATTCTTTTCGAATCAGATCGTTAATACGAACGAGGCCGGTTCTCTTACGGGTGCGGTTCCAATTAACGCCGGTAAGTCGGTGAACCGAGGAGTGGAGAGTAATTTTGTTTTCGACTTCGGAAAATTCTACCAGTCTAGATGGGAGATCCCATTGGAGATCACCTATTCTTATACCAAGGCTGTCTCTACTACCTACCAACCTGTTGGTACCGTGCAGAATGCCGATGGGACAGTCAGTGTTACCAACCAACCGCAGTTCGCGATCAATTCCAGTGGGAATCTGATCAAGGTGAATACCAACGGAAATTATCTGCCTTACGTTCCGATGCATACATTCATCGGAGGGATCGGTTTCAAGAGCCCACAAGGTTTTTATGCTAGAATGGAATACCAATACTTCGATAAACAATATTCCGATCTACAGAATACCAAGAACCAAAGTACGGACGGAAGCCAAGGTGTGGTTCCCGCGTACGGAATTTGGAATGCGGACTTTGGTTACGAGGCTCCCGGAGGAAGATGGTCTTTCTTCGTGAATGGAAAGAACTTACAAGATAGAGTGTATATTTCCGGAAGACTTCCTGTGGGGATCCAGCAAGGGCCTTACAGGCAGATCAATATCGGATTTACTTTGAAGCTGGACTGA
- a CDS encoding circularly permuted type 2 ATP-grasp protein: protein MNQRTSQTANLLSGYRPGPGVYDEVCLPDGKSREKYEFLLRTFNHLGSPELRRRKEDSLRILQESGVTYNVYGDDRERVWGLDLFPLLMESKEWEGIERGLAQRSELLNEVLKDAYGPRRLLFERKIPHEVLFQSGGFLRACAPVYDSTNFRLAFVATDVSRDHLGNHYVIGDRIQAPSGSGYALENRIVLSRIFPSLYRDSQVHRVALYFRALRKTLNSFSPTKDREPLIILLTPGPGNETYFEHAYLAGYLGYTLAQSEDLTVRENKVFLKTVEGLQQVDVIFRRVDDWYMDPLELKGDSLLGVPGILGAVRAGNVVVANPIGSGFLENRAIHAYLSILCKFYLGEELILPNVPTLWMGEESSRNEVFSNPHKYVLKPAIRSPLDPSIFLSSLSDAEKEEWKQRVGARPERYVAQEILTGSTCPIFSGNSEELLVGKSVLRTFTTLSENGYISMPGGLVRVSPKPDELIITNQRGAISKDLWILASEEKKEFSLLPGHVGRIPLRRKGSGIPSRVADNMFWMGRYAERAENMSRLLRETVHKILEAEETYEKEQFSLLLGVVDQLSGFSTQFFDQNGADSLDTVREKVFALATSPHSSGSIRHDLNFFVGSSKAVRDRISDDTRYLISKLESEYPNNSSYDEVLEYLQKLVNLFASLSGLANESMSREAGFFFLDMGKRLERAQFISRLVLSAMERTTIYNKGIFESLLNVTDIRITYRRRYKYRIEAESVLDILLFDESNPRSLAFQLERLRENTMFISSGKGEEISEEIQILTDLLARFNEEDAKRIFEYADPAGGLKRWLLDILDILKSLSDAVAKKYFRYVENQVRLGGPYG, encoded by the coding sequence ATGAATCAGAGAACTTCCCAAACTGCGAATCTTCTCTCCGGATATCGCCCAGGTCCGGGAGTGTACGACGAGGTATGCTTGCCGGATGGAAAATCCAGGGAAAAGTATGAGTTCCTTCTTCGGACATTCAATCATTTAGGCTCTCCCGAACTTAGGCGTAGAAAAGAAGACAGTCTTCGGATCCTGCAGGAGAGCGGAGTTACCTATAATGTCTATGGGGACGATCGAGAAAGAGTTTGGGGTCTGGACCTTTTTCCTCTTCTCATGGAGAGTAAGGAATGGGAAGGGATCGAAAGAGGACTCGCTCAGAGATCCGAATTACTCAATGAGGTCCTAAAGGATGCATACGGCCCCAGACGTCTCTTATTCGAGCGCAAGATCCCTCATGAAGTGCTTTTTCAATCCGGTGGTTTCTTAAGAGCCTGCGCTCCCGTTTACGATTCCACAAATTTTCGTTTGGCCTTCGTCGCTACTGACGTTAGTCGGGATCATCTCGGCAATCACTATGTGATCGGAGATCGTATCCAAGCTCCTTCCGGGTCCGGTTATGCCTTGGAGAACCGTATCGTTCTCTCCCGTATTTTTCCTTCTCTCTATAGGGATTCTCAAGTCCATAGAGTGGCTCTGTATTTTAGGGCCTTGCGTAAGACATTAAATTCCTTTTCTCCTACGAAGGACAGAGAACCACTGATCATCCTTCTTACTCCGGGGCCGGGGAATGAGACCTATTTCGAGCACGCGTACCTTGCCGGTTATCTGGGATATACTCTTGCTCAGTCCGAAGACTTAACTGTCCGAGAAAATAAGGTGTTCCTAAAGACTGTAGAAGGCTTGCAGCAAGTGGATGTGATCTTTCGTCGTGTGGACGATTGGTACATGGATCCTCTCGAATTAAAAGGAGATTCTCTTTTAGGAGTTCCCGGGATCTTGGGTGCAGTTCGCGCGGGCAACGTGGTGGTAGCAAATCCCATCGGTTCCGGTTTTTTGGAGAATCGTGCGATCCATGCTTATCTTTCTATATTATGTAAATTTTATCTAGGAGAGGAGCTCATTCTTCCGAATGTTCCTACTCTCTGGATGGGAGAAGAATCCTCTCGCAACGAAGTATTCTCTAACCCTCATAAATATGTGCTAAAACCGGCGATCCGTTCTCCTCTGGATCCTTCTATCTTTCTATCTTCTCTGAGCGATGCGGAGAAGGAGGAATGGAAACAAAGAGTGGGGGCAAGACCAGAACGTTATGTGGCTCAGGAGATACTGACCGGCTCCACATGTCCTATCTTCTCCGGAAACTCCGAAGAGTTATTGGTAGGGAAATCCGTATTACGTACATTTACCACTCTTTCCGAAAACGGATATATCTCCATGCCGGGGGGACTAGTTCGGGTTTCTCCTAAGCCGGATGAACTCATTATTACCAACCAAAGAGGGGCCATTTCCAAGGATCTGTGGATCCTGGCTTCGGAAGAGAAGAAAGAATTCAGTCTTCTTCCTGGGCATGTGGGAAGGATCCCTCTCCGAAGAAAGGGTTCCGGGATCCCGAGCCGGGTCGCGGACAATATGTTCTGGATGGGACGTTATGCGGAACGCGCAGAGAATATGTCCAGGCTCCTGCGCGAGACGGTCCACAAGATCCTGGAAGCCGAGGAGACGTATGAAAAGGAACAGTTCTCCCTTCTTCTTGGAGTCGTGGACCAATTGTCCGGATTCAGCACTCAATTCTTCGATCAGAACGGCGCGGACTCTTTGGATACGGTTCGAGAGAAGGTATTCGCTTTGGCAACTTCTCCTCATTCTTCCGGAAGTATTCGTCACGACTTGAATTTCTTTGTAGGTTCTAGTAAAGCAGTGCGAGATAGGATCTCGGACGATACCCGTTATTTGATCTCTAAGTTGGAATCCGAATACCCGAATAATTCCAGCTACGACGAGGTATTGGAATATTTACAAAAGCTTGTGAACCTATTCGCTTCTCTTTCCGGTCTTGCGAACGAGAGCATGAGTAGGGAAGCGGGTTTCTTCTTCTTAGATATGGGGAAGAGATTGGAGAGAGCTCAGTTTATTTCCAGATTGGTTCTCTCTGCGATGGAGAGGACTACCATTTATAATAAGGGGATCTTCGAGAGCCTATTGAATGTGACCGATATTCGGATCACCTATCGTCGTCGTTATAAGTATAGGATCGAAGCGGAGTCCGTGTTGGACATCCTTCTTTTCGATGAGAGTAACCCTAGATCCCTTGCCTTCCAGTTAGAAAGACTGAGAGAGAATACGATGTTCATATCCAGTGGCAAGGGAGAAGAGATCTCCGAAGAGATCCAGATACTCACCGATCTTTTGGCAAGATTCAACGAAGAAGACGCCAAAAGGATCTTCGAATATGCGGACCCTGCCGGCGGATTGAAACGTTGGCTCTTGGATATATTAGATATTTTGAAATCTCTTTCAGACGCAGTGGCGAAAAAATACTTCCGCTATGTGGAAAACCAGGTCAGATTGGGAGGGCCTTATGGCTGA
- a CDS encoding transglutaminase family protein produces MAEYSIRHLTHYTYEKEVSHCLNLAHLCPTSNDRQICRELRIVILPKPKVTEFRTDYFGNTVYSFAVESPHKILSVTAEAKVFTSDPIKKDVAPLSFKEVLEKMRSSTDKDTLEALEFVGDSPFIARSNLYKNFLEKYLPADRPYLDAVLDYVKKFREDFKFKAGSTHIYTPLEEVLDKKEGVCQDFTHLSVAAFRSLGLPCKYVSGYIETYPPPGKPKLRGSDATHAWISVYCPGVGWSDFDPTNGKAITEEYIHTSVGRDFSDVSPLKGILFGGGKHKLKVEVDVSPIGDPDAIGNHI; encoded by the coding sequence ATGGCTGAGTATTCGATTCGACATCTGACCCATTATACGTATGAGAAGGAAGTATCTCACTGTTTGAACCTGGCCCATCTCTGTCCTACTTCCAACGATAGACAGATCTGTAGGGAACTGAGGATCGTCATCCTTCCTAAGCCAAAGGTGACCGAATTCAGAACGGATTATTTCGGAAACACCGTATATTCCTTCGCAGTGGAATCTCCTCATAAGATCCTCTCCGTTACCGCGGAAGCGAAGGTCTTTACTTCCGATCCGATCAAGAAGGATGTTGCTCCTCTTTCATTCAAGGAAGTCTTGGAAAAAATGAGATCTTCTACGGATAAGGATACTCTGGAAGCGCTGGAGTTTGTGGGGGATTCTCCCTTTATCGCACGCTCGAATTTATATAAGAATTTCTTGGAGAAGTATCTTCCTGCGGATCGTCCCTACTTGGATGCGGTTTTGGATTATGTGAAAAAGTTCAGAGAGGACTTTAAGTTTAAGGCGGGAAGTACTCATATCTATACCCCTTTAGAGGAAGTTTTGGATAAGAAGGAGGGAGTCTGCCAGGATTTCACTCATTTGTCCGTAGCGGCCTTTCGTTCTTTAGGACTTCCTTGCAAGTATGTGTCGGGTTATATAGAGACCTATCCTCCTCCCGGTAAGCCTAAGCTCCGAGGAAGCGATGCAACCCATGCATGGATCTCAGTGTACTGTCCCGGTGTAGGCTGGTCCGATTTTGATCCGACAAACGGAAAGGCGATCACAGAGGAATATATCCATACTTCTGTAGGTCGGGATTTCTCAGATGTTTCTCCTTTGAAGGGGATCCTATTCGGTGGAGGGAAGCACAAGCTCAAGGTCGAAGTGGATGTTTCTCCCATCGGAGATCCGGACGCGATCGGCAATCATATCTAA